The genomic region TTCCCCACGATTAAGATTTTCACGATGACCACCTCACCCTTGCTATTAATGGGTTACACCGACCTATGAACCTACTTCTACCCCCACTCCGCCTTGATGACTTTCATCCGCTTTTTCTATACAAGGGCGCTCTACAAGTCGCATCGTGGTTATCATTTTTTCATTAGGCGTGTCCGCCATTTCTGGCTCGGGGAAAAACCATATACTTTCGATGACTCCCCGCAAAACGATTGCAGATTTATTAAACTCACCTTTCAATAAGAGCGTAAAAAAAAGTCGAGATGCTCGGAAAAACTCAGAAATCATGCCATAGCGAGAAAAGGTAAAGCGGTAATACTTGCGAGAGATAAAGAGCTTATTGCGAATAAAATATCGATACAGCTTTAAACGCCCAGGGTTGCTTTCAGTCAGTATACTGATCGGCCCATCTTCTTGTCGCAAATGGTTAACTTTACTCAAACCCACTAAATAACCAGGCGTTTTTTGGGTAATACGGAGTGTGAACTCGGTATCTTCTCCCCATATAAACATGGCTGTTATAGGCAAACCATATTGCGCTAATACAGCCCGTGGCAGAAGAATTGAGACAAACGTGGAGCGCTGAACAGCGACCATGCCCAGCTCAAGCATGTCAGGCCAATTCCGATAACCAATACGGTTTTTCAATGTGCTGATAGCGGGCGTGTTGGT from Halomonas sp. 7T harbors:
- a CDS encoding glycosyltransferase family 2 protein, translating into MIKVFAVILTYNRKDLLTRCLNAVYSQTRPCDCVIVIDNASTDDTEKMLSEVEYPGLIVSVLKDNIGASGGYNAGLRLAYQKGADFIWAMDDDVIPEKDALHQLMKADKALKKKKSQAAFLISQALTETGLATNTPAISTLKNRIGYRNWPDMLELGMVAVQRSTFVSILLPRAVLAQYGLPITAMFIWGEDTEFTLRITQKTPGYLVGLSKVNHLRQEDGPISILTESNPGRLKLYRYFIRNKLFISRKYYRFTFSRYGMISEFFRASRLFFTLLLKGEFNKSAIVLRGVIESIWFFPEPEMADTPNEKMITTMRLVERPCIEKADESHQGGVGVEVGS